The following proteins come from a genomic window of Lycium ferocissimum isolate CSIRO_LF1 chromosome 4, AGI_CSIRO_Lferr_CH_V1, whole genome shotgun sequence:
- the LOC132052231 gene encoding aquaporin TIP2-1-like, protein MPCIAFGRFDDSFSSGSIKAYVAEFISTLLFVFAGVGSAIAYNKLTAGAALDPAGLVAVAVCHGFALFVAVSIGANISGGHVNPAVTFGLALGGQIPVLTGLFYWIAQLLGSIVACYLLKFVTGGLAVPIHSVAAGVGAAEGVVMEIIITFALVYTVYATAADPKNGALGTIAPIAIGFIVGANILAAGPFSGGSMNPARSFGPAVASGNFAGNWIYWAGPLTGGGLAGLIYSNVFMNDDHVPLSSDFQEIN, encoded by the exons ATGCCTTGCATAGCTTTTGGACGCTTTGATGATTCATTCAGTTCCGGATCTATTAAGGCTTATGTTGCTGAATTTATCTCCACCTTGCTTTTCGTTTTCGCCGGAGTTGGTTCTGCCATTGCTTACA ACAAGTTGACAGCAGGTGCTGCTCTTGATCCTGCTGGGCTAGTAGCAGTTGCGGTTTGCCATGGATTTGCTCTCTTCGTGGCTGTTTCTATTGGCGCTAACATCTCTGGTGGTCATGTGAACCCTGCTGTTACTTTTGGTTTAGCTCTTGGTGGCCAAATCCCAGTTCTTACCGGCTTGTTCTACTGGATTGCTCAACTTTTGGGCTCCATTGTTGCTTGCTACCTTCTCAAATTTGTCACTGGAGGATTG GCTGTTCCAATTCACAGTGTGGCAGCTGGTGTAGGAGCTGCTGAAGGAGTTGTAATGGAAATTATCATCACATTTGCATTGGTGTACACAGTGTACGCTACAGCAGCTGACCCCAAGAACGGCGCACTAGGTACAATTGCACCCATTGCCATTGGTTTCATTGTTGGTGCCAACATCTTGGCTGCAGGCCCATTCTCTGGCGGTTCAATGAACCCAGCCCGATCTTTTGGGCCCGCAGTAGCCAGTGGCAACTTTGCTGGCAACTGGATTTACTGGGCTGGACCACTCACGGGTGGTGGCTTGGCTGGTCTAATCTACAGTAATGTGTTCATGAACGACGACCATGTCCCTCTCTCGAGCGATTTCCaagaaattaattga
- the LOC132052230 gene encoding uncharacterized protein LOC132052230 isoform X1, translating to MASLFSLRTSTFHNQEIVRSWNLAKSGSRKLHSSNIYVKEQSFGCVKYIILQGYLSGSLSQKISVKCIPSEELGSVAATGNPDQNIIMMDCSIANRLRDELEFSRVNCLVWVLHESARSFSVAVQTLELAKNGPELASAWVGVDVHAWHKSIAYQVAIYALFKAAIEVEVFLSRKRSSNTSSVHEILSPITDFLGERIESQLNLRNPKLVQWFRTLELPRIAGMFIPLFKKWSVDYAGSGVAGNILAISCCTAVQKLGPGRVSCPLFSASVEDALVELMNLSERLVSVDKLHYLATEAGFEEDFLFQFGRKVLPSNSIEDVEFWIGLVQSKLSNAFHRENVIADKHTFHDKVQENSLATLGLFAYLGRETRLFLSEMGVKDLDEQTKDFLSYLECGSLLMHPEFSTLSEYQLFMEVVVNEIGWLDFYAAAASKFCVKRRSKQQPIQAEKEIILYTVLTVCYDIIAGFAHYSNSVQQPLDAKLLDFLLQSQSLLSVCLEDYWAAYDRTGGVQKFADRSASDPAASLISKGGMGSSILWEAKERPTDLIKKEKHHSGSRLNQATSSAVMDPVTLVKLDCSIAPKPLHENLLRKSTTKLLSASADIWMGTELLFTDVSDALGLLIKQLKGRRLTKRERKKMKRTLGDIATLVPITILMLIPVSAVGHAAMLAAIKKYIPSLIPSPYSSERLDLIKQLKRTKKKEVQARSSIENPSSKVVE from the exons ATGGCTTCCCTTTTTTCTCTCCGTACTTCCACTTTCCATAATCA AGAAATTGTCCGATCATGGAACTTAGCGAAGTCTGGGTCTAGGAAACTGCATTCATCTAATATATATGTGAAAGAGCAGAGTTTTGGCTGTGTAAAATACATTATTCTGCAAGGATATCTTTCTGGATCATTGTCCCAGAAAATTTCAGTTAAATGCATTCCTTCAGAAGAACTAGGATCAGTGGCAGCTACAGGCAACCCTGATCAAAACATTATTATGATGGACTGTTCTATAGCCAATAGACTCAGGGATGAGCTGGAATTCAGTCGAGTCAATTGTCTTGTGTGGGTACTTCATGAATCTGCAAGAAGCTTCTCAGTTGCAGTACAGACTCTTGAATTGGCTAAAAATGGGCCTGAGCTTGCAAGTGCATGGGTTGGGGTGGATGTGCATGCCTGGCATAAAAGCATCGCATATCAG GTAGCAATTTATGCTTTGTTCAAAGCAGCAATAGAAGTGGAGGTGTTTCTTTCTCGCAAACGCAGCAGCAACACTTCTTCTGTTCATGAAAT CCTATCCCCAATCACTGACTTTCTTGGAGAGCGCATTGAAAGTCAGTTGAATTTGAGGAATCCGAAGTTGGTGCAATGGTTTAGAACACTGGAGCTGCCACGGATTGCAGGAATGTTCATTCCCCTATTCAAGAAATGGTCTGTGGATTATGCAGGAAG TGGTGTTGCAGGAAATATCTTGGCTATAAGCTGTTGCACTGCAGTGCAGAAATTAGGTCCTGGACGAGTTTCTTGTCCTTTATTTTCAGCTTCAGTTGAAGATGCACTAGTAGAGCTCATGAACTTGTCAGAGAGACTTGTTTCAGTTGATAAATTGCACTACTTAGCAACTGAGGCTGGATTCGAAGAAGACTTCTTGTTCCAATTTGGTAGAAAGGTTCTGCCAAGTAACAGTATTGAAGATGTAGAATTTTGGATAGGATTGGTACAAAGTAAACTCAGTAATGCATTCCACAGAGAGAACGTGATTGCAGACAAGCATACTTTTCACGACAAG GTTCAAGAAAATAGTTTAGCTACCCTGGGACTTTTTGCATATTTGGGAAGAGAGACGAGATTGTTCCTCTCGGAAATGGGAGTAAAGGATCTTGATGAGCAAACTAAAGATTTTCTGAG TTACTTAGAATGCGGTAGCCTTCTTATGCATCCAGAATTCTCCACTCTCTCTGAATATCAGCTCTTCATGGag GTAGTAGTCAATGAAATTGGGTGGCTCGACTTTTATGCTGCAGCTGCTAGCAAATTTTGTGTCAAAAGAAGATccaaacaacaaccaatccaagcggagaaagaaataattttgtacaCTGTTTTAACTGTATGCTACGATATTATAGCTGGATTCGCCCACTATAGCAATTCCGTGCAGCAGCCATTAGATGCAAAATTACTGGACTTCTTGCTTCAGAG TCAGAGTCTGCTGTCTGTATGTCTGGAGGACTACTGGGCAGCCTATGATAGAACAGG AGGAGTGCAAAAATTTGCTGATAGAAGTGCATCTGATCCAGCGGCATCTTTGATTAGTAAAGGTGGAATGGGTTCATCCATCCTATGGGAAGCAAAAGAGAGGCCAACTGACTtgataaaaaaggaaaagcatCATTCTGGATCTAGATTGAATCAG GCCACCAGCTCTGCTGTGATGGACCCTGTGACGCTGGTGAAGTTGGATTGCTCAATTGCACCCAAACCACTGCATGAAAATTTACTCAGAAAATCTACAACCAAGCTGTTATCTGCAAGTGCT GATATCTGGATGGGTACTGAATTGCTCTTTACAGACGTATCGGATGCTTTAGGGCTACTTATAAAGCAGTTGAAAGGCCGTCGACTCACAAAAAGggagagaaagaaaatgaagagaacGCTGGGTGATATTGCTACCCTTGTTCCCATAACCATCTTAATGCTAATCCCT GTTTCTGCCGTGGGTCATGCAGCAATGCTAGCCGCAATCAAGAAATATATCCCAAGTTTG ATTCCTTCTCCGTATTCTTCTGAAAGGCTTGATCTAATAAAACAATTAAAGAGAACGAAGAAGAAGGAAGTCCAAGCTCGGAGCAGCATTGAGAACCCTTCTTCTAAAGTTGTAGAGTGA
- the LOC132052230 gene encoding uncharacterized protein LOC132052230 isoform X2: MVNIVPANREIVRSWNLAKSGSRKLHSSNIYVKEQSFGCVKYIILQGYLSGSLSQKISVKCIPSEELGSVAATGNPDQNIIMMDCSIANRLRDELEFSRVNCLVWVLHESARSFSVAVQTLELAKNGPELASAWVGVDVHAWHKSIAYQVAIYALFKAAIEVEVFLSRKRSSNTSSVHEILSPITDFLGERIESQLNLRNPKLVQWFRTLELPRIAGMFIPLFKKWSVDYAGSGVAGNILAISCCTAVQKLGPGRVSCPLFSASVEDALVELMNLSERLVSVDKLHYLATEAGFEEDFLFQFGRKVLPSNSIEDVEFWIGLVQSKLSNAFHRENVIADKHTFHDKVQENSLATLGLFAYLGRETRLFLSEMGVKDLDEQTKDFLSYLECGSLLMHPEFSTLSEYQLFMEVVVNEIGWLDFYAAAASKFCVKRRSKQQPIQAEKEIILYTVLTVCYDIIAGFAHYSNSVQQPLDAKLLDFLLQSQSLLSVCLEDYWAAYDRTGGVQKFADRSASDPAASLISKGGMGSSILWEAKERPTDLIKKEKHHSGSRLNQATSSAVMDPVTLVKLDCSIAPKPLHENLLRKSTTKLLSASADIWMGTELLFTDVSDALGLLIKQLKGRRLTKRERKKMKRTLGDIATLVPITILMLIPVSAVGHAAMLAAIKKYIPSLIPSPYSSERLDLIKQLKRTKKKEVQARSSIENPSSKVVE; the protein is encoded by the exons ATGGTCAATATAGTACCAGCCAATAG AGAAATTGTCCGATCATGGAACTTAGCGAAGTCTGGGTCTAGGAAACTGCATTCATCTAATATATATGTGAAAGAGCAGAGTTTTGGCTGTGTAAAATACATTATTCTGCAAGGATATCTTTCTGGATCATTGTCCCAGAAAATTTCAGTTAAATGCATTCCTTCAGAAGAACTAGGATCAGTGGCAGCTACAGGCAACCCTGATCAAAACATTATTATGATGGACTGTTCTATAGCCAATAGACTCAGGGATGAGCTGGAATTCAGTCGAGTCAATTGTCTTGTGTGGGTACTTCATGAATCTGCAAGAAGCTTCTCAGTTGCAGTACAGACTCTTGAATTGGCTAAAAATGGGCCTGAGCTTGCAAGTGCATGGGTTGGGGTGGATGTGCATGCCTGGCATAAAAGCATCGCATATCAG GTAGCAATTTATGCTTTGTTCAAAGCAGCAATAGAAGTGGAGGTGTTTCTTTCTCGCAAACGCAGCAGCAACACTTCTTCTGTTCATGAAAT CCTATCCCCAATCACTGACTTTCTTGGAGAGCGCATTGAAAGTCAGTTGAATTTGAGGAATCCGAAGTTGGTGCAATGGTTTAGAACACTGGAGCTGCCACGGATTGCAGGAATGTTCATTCCCCTATTCAAGAAATGGTCTGTGGATTATGCAGGAAG TGGTGTTGCAGGAAATATCTTGGCTATAAGCTGTTGCACTGCAGTGCAGAAATTAGGTCCTGGACGAGTTTCTTGTCCTTTATTTTCAGCTTCAGTTGAAGATGCACTAGTAGAGCTCATGAACTTGTCAGAGAGACTTGTTTCAGTTGATAAATTGCACTACTTAGCAACTGAGGCTGGATTCGAAGAAGACTTCTTGTTCCAATTTGGTAGAAAGGTTCTGCCAAGTAACAGTATTGAAGATGTAGAATTTTGGATAGGATTGGTACAAAGTAAACTCAGTAATGCATTCCACAGAGAGAACGTGATTGCAGACAAGCATACTTTTCACGACAAG GTTCAAGAAAATAGTTTAGCTACCCTGGGACTTTTTGCATATTTGGGAAGAGAGACGAGATTGTTCCTCTCGGAAATGGGAGTAAAGGATCTTGATGAGCAAACTAAAGATTTTCTGAG TTACTTAGAATGCGGTAGCCTTCTTATGCATCCAGAATTCTCCACTCTCTCTGAATATCAGCTCTTCATGGag GTAGTAGTCAATGAAATTGGGTGGCTCGACTTTTATGCTGCAGCTGCTAGCAAATTTTGTGTCAAAAGAAGATccaaacaacaaccaatccaagcggagaaagaaataattttgtacaCTGTTTTAACTGTATGCTACGATATTATAGCTGGATTCGCCCACTATAGCAATTCCGTGCAGCAGCCATTAGATGCAAAATTACTGGACTTCTTGCTTCAGAG TCAGAGTCTGCTGTCTGTATGTCTGGAGGACTACTGGGCAGCCTATGATAGAACAGG AGGAGTGCAAAAATTTGCTGATAGAAGTGCATCTGATCCAGCGGCATCTTTGATTAGTAAAGGTGGAATGGGTTCATCCATCCTATGGGAAGCAAAAGAGAGGCCAACTGACTtgataaaaaaggaaaagcatCATTCTGGATCTAGATTGAATCAG GCCACCAGCTCTGCTGTGATGGACCCTGTGACGCTGGTGAAGTTGGATTGCTCAATTGCACCCAAACCACTGCATGAAAATTTACTCAGAAAATCTACAACCAAGCTGTTATCTGCAAGTGCT GATATCTGGATGGGTACTGAATTGCTCTTTACAGACGTATCGGATGCTTTAGGGCTACTTATAAAGCAGTTGAAAGGCCGTCGACTCACAAAAAGggagagaaagaaaatgaagagaacGCTGGGTGATATTGCTACCCTTGTTCCCATAACCATCTTAATGCTAATCCCT GTTTCTGCCGTGGGTCATGCAGCAATGCTAGCCGCAATCAAGAAATATATCCCAAGTTTG ATTCCTTCTCCGTATTCTTCTGAAAGGCTTGATCTAATAAAACAATTAAAGAGAACGAAGAAGAAGGAAGTCCAAGCTCGGAGCAGCATTGAGAACCCTTCTTCTAAAGTTGTAGAGTGA